The stretch of DNA AGCAATAAGAACTAATTTTCGAGTCGACAGTCAATAAGAATgttcaaaatggcgtcagaggtatcttacagtttcttacagtatcttacagtttcttacagtatcttacagtttcttacagtatcttacagtatcttactgtaagtgtatgaaacctcaaaaatcgaccattCACCCATCACTGCAGGGTGCATTTGATAAAGAATGGGTGCCtttaataaagaattttttttcgttttgcaatttcgccctgtaatactgaccaaaattttataggaaaaagctgtttcgtgtagtggcagtactggcacatgacattattttttttggcttccaattattagatggataactgttcaatgtttatatcaaactgaaataaatagaaaattgacttgttgtgattgtttgttattgtcacatagctcataccacacattatcgtaaactgtaaagcctggaatattgcatagagaaatttatcacttttgtcattttttctgtttctagtttttagtcagtattacagggcgaaattgcaaaacgaaaaaaaattttttattaaaggaatgcacccaaagcttcacaagcgctgccagtggaggaaaaaagccccaaattgtaatgccctgggGTGCGTTCCGTAGAGGACCGCGGTCTACAAAAAATAGGCGTGGTTTATcatggtgaatttaatttcgtTGTAGTGTCAGCACTGCTATGTATTAGAAAACGTAAACAAACATAAGCAAACGTAAACAccgaaaaatatgattaacgtattataaagaaaaaaataatttggcatcaaaaaaaaaattgtcaattaaaatagtaggtgtatattgttgttatctcAATTATTTAGCCTGTAAATTGTATTTCTTTTCAAAGTTAATGCTTCAAAACCTATCATAACTCAAAAATAAGGTTAGGACAGcacttatatttttgttatctttCAAGTTAGTTGTTATCTTAAACTGGCTGATGTTGCTGTTCATTTTCAACAAGAACATTACATCAGTCAATAGATAATGTGTTTGAAgtggaatttttcttttcattttgttaactgttattaacaaatttattgttttaataattttattcagtaCAAAATTCAgggggacgttccaaaaatcactcggaaactCGGAAGGTCAAGAttgtgatcatagaaaatttttgatattttgttgtggtagacatgattttttgttcatgtatttttataggcacaaaacaataaattattattgtttaattattaataataattataaaaaatacttttcacaactgtaataagtaacaaaagtaaatggcatatgcaatatgcctgtttttgttgcttacaatatctacagtaacctctagttacttttaagtttattttatctctatattttttcatctactgcgccggtccgggtttccgagtgatttttggaacgtccccaAGTAAGCACCACATCACAACATTAACAATGCATACATAGAAAGGTGTAAAAAAGAGTATACATGAGACTGGTTGTTTTTTAGGGATTCCTAgggagatttttaatttttatggatcCACTCTGATTATGGCCAAAAAGGACCGCGGTCCCCCTAcgcaagaagactagaaatacaggaggacttaCTCCCTATCTCGCCTGTATATAAAAACCGTATCGCTATATGGTTGCCGTAATTGAGGTGTGAGCGTTGTGCGcgaatgtatttttatatgcgcacaatacaaacatactctaacaaacatcatgtgtataatgctctattagtgtttgtcagagtatgtttgtattgtgcgcattgtaaaaaaaaagcgatacaagtcgcgcacgttaccgtgttactactagcgcccctcaattatgcggcgaccgtatagcgatacggttttttgaggcaagttcgtcctcctgcacccgtattcagaggatgttctcattggggcgttttttttccgatggtggcgcttgtgaagcttttctatgtaaaatctatataaaaagttcacaagcgccgccatcggaaaaaaaaagccctaatgagaacatcctctgaatacgggtgctgggtataagcttatacccactctaatacaaaagctctactggcggcgcttgtagagcttttgtatgtgattatgtgaaatctatataaaaaaaatttgacaagcgccatcagtggcaaaaagaagccctaaattgtataaaatttgccctgagaatacgggtgcagtccaattcaccgggcaaattttttacaatttagggcttttttttgccgctgatggcgctcgtaaaaattttttttatatagattttacatacaaaagcttcacaagcgctgtgagtggtgaaaaaaagccctaaattgtaatgccttGTGAGTTGTGAATTAGACGGCTCCATATACTTGGTTGGCAGGATTATGTCTGGAGAATCGTTTGGGAATGATTTGGGAACGTTTAAATGATTCTCATAATTTagaatgtttaattaataattaataattaaagaatgGGCTAAAATTCACTAGATGTATGCGCACAAGCATATTGCGCATGAAGCATGCATTTACACTGCAATCGCAAACGCCTCCTTCAGTCACTAGAAGTTAAGCACCTGGCCTTAAGGAGAGTATCCACAATGCAAGTTTGCTAATTTAAAGATGGCGAATAGcaacactgaaatataataaaactgcagtccaattcacagggcattacaatttagggcttttttcctctactggcggcgcttgtagagcttttgtatgtgaaatctatataaaaaaaatttgacaagcgccatcagcggccaaaaaaagccctaaattgtataaaatttgccctgtgaattggactgctggaaggtgaactcctatgcctagccaatgcacggagtgtcgctagagatagcaatatattgaatggctttccctctcactcacgcatgcgcacattaaatcttgtacagtcaacgtcaaaacaaactagtactacacgatataaaagttacattatatttcagtacaGTCTTAACCAACTttagttgacgtgactgtaccgacaaggacaaAAGCCCATCCATTGAATCTCTCTCTCGGCGACGCTAAGTTCGGCTTCCAGCAGCttccagcagtccaattcacagggcaaattttttacaatttagggctttttttgccggtgatggcgcttgtaaaattttttttatatagatttcacatacaaaagctctacaagcgccgccagtggaggaaaaaagccctaaattgtaatgccctgtgaattggactgcagtccaattcacagggcaaattttatacaatttagggcttttttttgccggtgatggcgcttgtacaattttttttatatagatttcagatacaaaagctctacaagcgccgcgagtggaggaaaaaagccctaaattgtaatgccctgtgaattggactgctgcagTTTTACTATATTTCAGTGAATAGCAATGATTGCAGTGTAAATGCATGCTTCATGCGCAATATGCTTGTGCGCATACATCTAGTGAATTTTAGCCcattctttaattattaattattaattaaactaagCATTCCTAAATTATGAGAATCATTTCCCAAACGTTCCCAAATCATTCCCAAACGATTCTATAtctcagttttttatttttcataatcctGCCAACCAAGTATATGGAGCCGAATTAGACTGCTGGggtgctattcttggtcccgtattgcggcagtccaattcacagggcattacaatttagggcttttttcctctactgacggcgcttgtagagcttttgtatgtgaaatctatataaaaaaaatttgacaagcgccatcaccggcaaaaaaaagccctaaattgtaaaaaatttgccctgtgaattggactgcgggagttattgcgggtcccgcaataacgattcgccgacaagaaatgtttgtcgcaatagaaaaatatgaaggcgcttgttgttgctttcatgtaaattctactttatttttgcatttgcatACGACTATGGCAGCTttacatgaaagcaacaacaagcgccttcatatttttctattgcgacaaacatttcttgtcggcgaatcgttattgcgggacccgcaataactcccgcaatacgggaccaagaatagcacccctgaatacgggtgcagtatttctagtcttcttgcccctacggaacgcacccctgtgaattggactgcaggtaTTATACCACTTTCATACCGCGGTATTATACCAACCTAACAACAGACCTTGGTGGCTTGCAGTGGCTTGGTATTTTGGTAATTCAAGTTTCAACCCATTCAACCTGCAACGCAGTCGATTAAAAAGTGATTAAAACTCACagaaaattgatgaataattaacgagtttaattttcaaataacaaatacaaaatatatcaacatgaGCCGTCGTAAGCGTGCAAAGGTTTgtcttataaacatttttttttatttgtctctACGGTTCTCGTATAAACATTTCGTATTTGACTTTTTCAGGTTGAGTATCGAGAAAtggatgataaatttaatcagtTAGAAGATGAAAATGCATCAGATGCTTCAGAAAAATCTAAAACGAGTTTAGCAAcgcccgaaaaaaaaaatgttacagAACCCTCAAAAGGCACTGATATTCCAACATTCACGTCACAATCGGTATCCAAAGGTGAAACAAAAGAAGATGTTCAAGACAGTGACCACGAAGATCCCCATGGTAAGATATTGAATCTTCCTTCgaaattatatagaaaaaaatatttttgatattccagtaataatttaacttgATTATTCAAGTGAAAGAATTGTTGAATGGACTAGAAGGTGCAGCCTTTCAAAGTCGCTTGCCATTCGACAAGTTAACATCGACAGAAGCTGCTTGTTTTATGGATGTTTCATCTGGTCCTCCACAAACACAAAAAGTTTTTCTTCACATAAGAAATCGTCtggtaattatattatttaacaactcAATGCAtactaatgaaaataaaattatggttCCTCAATGATCAAGGCTGTTTGCACCCTTTTCGTGATTTATGAGTGACTTGAAAGTAGTTTTTACGAGATTCAAGCGGTTCGGCATGATAACACTGACTTTAAGTTGTATTGAATACATCCAACACTGTTAAAATTGTCTATAAACACCTTAAAGTCACGTTAAAATCACGATAAAGGTGCAAATAGCTCAATTCTGTGACAAATGACAATTACAAGAGCTTAATTCAACAGCTTCAATTGTGGCTTGAAAATCCCAAGCAACAATTGATCATTGAAAATGCTTTACCAGCAATTGAAACTCCATATAATAGTGATCCAGTCCTTACTCGAAGAATCCATGCATATTTAGAGCGTTATGGATTCATAAATTTTGGTGTTTTCAAAAGATTAAAGCCTATTCCATCGAAAAAAGTAGGAAAAGTAATCGTTATTGGTGCTGGGATTGCTGGACTGGCTGCTGCACAGCAGCTGCAACAATTTGGATTAGAAGTTGTAGTCTTAGAAGCTCGGGTaaaattttcttgatcaaTGCTTTTGTTACTCAAAtgttactaataataataagaactTACCTATAGGATCGAGTTGGTGGAAGAATAGCGACTTTTCGGAAGTCATCTTACATTGCTGACTTGGGAGCTATGGTTGTCACTGGCTTAGGTGGTAATCCAGTCACTACGTTGAGTAAACAGATAAATATGGAATTGCACAAAATACGACAGAAATGTCCATTATACGAAAGTGATGGTCAGACGGTATGTATGttaacttaataattattattacaggtAGATTGCAGTAAGTGCCACAATAGTgtcaaacttgaaaaaaaaaaaaaaaaaatagattgttTCTAAACAAATTCATTACTTAAGTTAATGTTTCAATGTTTTATTTGTGTGATTGGTATTTAGGTCCCCAAAGACAAAGATGAAATGGTAGAAAGAGAATTCAACAGATTACTTGAAGCTACATCGTATCTGTCTCATCAGCTTGACTTTAATTTCGTTGCTGAATCTGGTATGAAAAGTAATACAGAACCTGTTTCGTTGGGACAAGCATTAGAATGGGTCATCAAACTCCAAGAACAGGGGGTGAAGCAGCGACAAGTAGCTCATTTACGATCAGTTGTATCTCTTCAAGTCAGACTTATTAACAATCATCATcgagtaattaaattattcttttgattctttttttttatctatcacttattaatttattattaatttttttggttaattattaatgattactAACAGCTAATATTAATCAGTTTCAATCGCGacacaaatatttaatatgtttttttttgccaaattTTGAAGATGATTGCTATAAAGGAACGACTAAACGAGCGTACAAAACAATACCAAGAAATGGCTGAAAGTAAATTACAAGCACGTGATATTACGCAAGAATTTGTCCTGCGTTCAAAATCAAGAGATTTACATAGTATCTGTAAGGTACGTAAAAAATGTAACAGTTTTGTTGTGAAAAAATGTTGCTGTTAATGACTTAATATAATAagaatagtttatttatttcatttttcataaataataaatattttaggaATGGGATCAATTAGCTGAGCAGCAGAAAGAAATTGAATCAAAACTTCAAGAATTGGAAGCATCTCCTCCtaggtaaaattattaaaaggaCATTAGTTCAACACTACAAttgatagttttattttttttttaaatatttagtgaTGTGTATTTGTCATCTAAAGATCGCCAAATACTAGATTGGCACTTTGCAAATTTAGAATTTGCAAACGCAACATCTCTATCGAATTTGAGCTTAAAACATTGGGATCAGGACGATGATTTCGAATTTACTGGAAGTCATCTAACTGGtgagttattaaaattttattaaatttattaaaaattaaattgagtcTTTGATCCAAACCCCTATATTAGcggaaaaaaactaaatttctCCCAGATATCACTGGAAAATTGAGTTCTTTATGGTATTAAATAGGCTTTAAGCCTTTCCTCATTGCGCTATTCCGGTCAATTCTCTACAGTATTTAGGCCAAAtcgtttcaaaaatttaagtcagtaaaaaaaaataatgaatgacCCATATTTGTGGTTGATTCTGGATAATTGAATTTCTACgcgattcttttttttaggttcatttttttaatgaaatggTTATCaacactgaattttttttcaattttttctcctTCGGACTTTTTGAGATAATaagtgtcaaagttgacaacttttatacaCATGGATAGGTGACATTGAATTACTTCATTCTTTTCACATTGTTAACTAACAATCCTGTAATTTTCGAGACTTtctattgacaattattttatttattaattgttcgaatttaaaaagaatattaacgttatttatttaatatgtaaaaacttattaatagaaaatatttgaatttataggATTGTTACTTTACAATATGAAAAAgatcaatgtaattttttggtcGTGGTGCAGTCgtcttgaataaatatttaaaggaTTACCTCGGCCAGTCACTAATAATGAGAATGCTTTGAAATTTTCACAGTAGATTCTTGAAATACTGATACAttctatgtaattttttggtaattgtttagaagctcgttatttttttattaattttcaaagttgacaacttttaacatgggctcttatggagaatacgatttttgtcaaaaaaaaagtccattaaAATACCGATATCTTTAATCGAAGTAATGacatcgttaaaaaaaaactattgggtTATGAAGTGagacaaaacaaaacgtatggaaaaaaaattaaagaggtttagagcttagtttttttataattaataattaaagtatgaaaaaattcatctaatcGAGCAGTATATATGACGTCTACTATATTACAATGTACGTTTGGCAACACCGAATAGTGGGCGGACCACACAAGTCCTAAAAATTTTCAGTGGAGTAAAgattgagttaaaaaaatattttgtctttctGCTGAAAatgagaataaatatttattaaaccgtataaaattatagaattaaaattgtatggttacaatatttatttgtcatcaaTGATATATAGATTAGTTTAAAAATGGTTGCCATAAGGCGGGTGAGTAAATATTTtcgaatgatttttaattacaaagtcttatttgttgataaaattttatttaaaattaaaaaataatagaatatgaACTggcaaaattgatttttatgtcgataaatttataaatagtaaatatataagcttgaatacattttatttcaaaaaactttgtttaaataaacgaaaatgcAAAAGTGTGAAAAGTatcgaatttattttgtcgGGTATGCATATATGATGGTTCTTTTTGTTATCGGAAAAAATCGATATTACCGACTGCTAAAATCCGTTCTCTGTCAAACAATCATATGGCATCCCCACTCTGAGGCttattatatgtattcatgaaaattaatcaaaataatagttaCAAATGTTtgaggaattaatttagattttaGCACAATCTATTTCGCTATATTAATTGCTTAGCCATTTGctaaaatgaattataatcGTATAAAAGCTTTAgaattagaaatttaaaatctaATAGTAATAAATCCCACATTGATCCACACATACTGCCACAGCAGCTATATCATACACTATAGTTATAACACAACCGCACTCTCATTACAACcaacagttttttttgtttttgcggTGTTTCACgatttacacattttttttaactattgaattaatgtttaaaagaataaaaagttgattaattatatttcagggattaataatattagattattatacaataattatttcaaaaaactattgttttatcgaaaaaaaaaaaataaaaaattcatctttttGAGGTTGGCAATGGCTCTCGGACCAATGTATTAAACATAGGCTTTATCCCCTCTCCTATACTCCAAAATTTGGCCGAGGTAATCCCTTAAACACATTTTTTTCCTCGCTCGAACGCACTACGGGTAGCTCGTTATCCTTATATTATCCCCACTCACGGCGATAGTAGAGAGGAAAGTACAGTTCGTGCCATTCACGACTGTCCTGTGTGTGCTAATTCTGGGGTACATTCCAAAACCTCCGTTTGGTTCGGTATATCAAGATGGCAGTGATTCAAACtgaatatggaaaaatttcaaaaatccCTATATGTTTCCCTATATCAGTATCAGTTGATGtttttaaggaggttatgcacaaattcattgcgggtgttgcggggcgcttctgacgtcacagacaaaactgaaatctggctacactgtaaagaaataaagtgaaaagcgcctgcgccccgtatacaatatatgggattgcgggtatgtgtgtgtgtgtttgaacatgccatacgttgccacatccaatttttgtaaagtttataattaatttctcattaattgaccgatcaacatatgaaaatttttcgcgcaattaataaaactcggtttctagtatatgtgtgatttttttcaagattttttcatcattttttttatccgaaaaaaatggttgaaatctccataagagccaatgttaaatattattttcaataattaattacaaaaaatttaaccgatcaacataagaaaataattataccgttgtatttagaataaaaagatctacttgtgtacaaaatttcagaacattctcattatatttaaaaaaaaaagagtaatttctgcataacctccttaaataGACAAAGGAGAAATAAACTATCggtcatatattttttgtggtATCATCAATAAAGCTGTGTCTCCACGTTATAGAAATCTCATGCAAGTTATTGCAACAAGATCGTGCACGGAAAAATGGAACATGTTCAGCGGTGTCTCCTCGCTATAGAAATCTCATGAAAGTTCTTGCAGCAAGGGGTgcgtgcattcctttaataaataattttttttcgctctgtaatttcgccctgtaataccgactaaaaactagaaacaaaaacaacgacaaaagtgatagaATCCTCTATGTAATTCTCCAGACTTTGAACATTTACGATAATATCCTGTGCaacctatgtgacaataacaagcaATTACAACGAGTaaattctctttttatttcagtttgacaTGAATATTGAACAGTCATTGagataatttttccaataattgaaagccaaaaaaaataatgtcatgtgctagtactgccactacaaaaaacagctttttcctatgaAATTTTGGttggtattacagggcgaaattgcagagcaaaaaaaaaatttttattaaaggaatgcacccaagATCTTGCACGAAAATAGTATTTTGTGTAACAGGGGCAAAAAATTGAGAATTGTGGATGAGTGGGTGCGCGCGCAATTTTTATGCCCGAGTTACACACACTATTTTTTGCCATGAATGTTTCGAAACCGAGATTTTGATACATGtgactttaataatcaattaaattaataataataattaattgaatcaataataataatcaatttaataaacaataataatcaattaaatcaataataataatcatataaatcaaaaataaaaatcaatttaataaataataataatcaatccaataaataataatgataatcaatttaattaataatactaatcagttcaataaataataataattaatttagttcataataatattcaattgaattgatcataataatcaatttaattaatacataataataataattaatttagtttacaacaatatttaattgaattaataattataatcaattaataataacaattaattaaattaaaatttaataatgacattaatcAGTTGAATTCATTATAATGTGGTCTATTGACTTAGGACCAACGAACATACGTCACACAAACACATACAcgacaataaaatatcaagcCAACGTGACTCTTGAATAATGTTATTTCCCCGGTGCTAATCCACCGCCGGGAGTGCACAAAATTTTCGAAGTgtgtagaaaaattttctacacAGTTCTCTACCACGCCGAGAGTGTATAGAATTTTCGCAGTGTCTAAAACTACGCCGACAGGAGAAGTTCCGGAATATGCCGTTTTCGAGGCTGAACGCATGCATCGAAAATCGAGGTTTCGATACATGAATggcaaaaaatgaaataaaacatGTCCCATTGGCTGCGATCAGTGATGGGTAATTCGACGATTTTCGGGGTATCATACAATCATACGTATAATACGTATGTAGTATGATACGTATCATACTACATAAAGTGTATGATAGTTGAAAGtgccctctttttttataaaatgaactaaatgatttattaaactcaTATATTTAAGTGATTTggacgattttttaaaacgaagagtgagacaacattttttctctgttttttgtctttttcgcactcatagaaatattgtgtTTCTAAAAGTCATCCGCAAGAAGTCTctagtgatttttcaataattcctcataaaaatccattttttcatactttaattattaattgtaaaaaaaactatgctcCAAacctctaattttttttctatacgttTTCTTTTGCCTCATTTTATAacccgatagtttttttttcatgatggcATATTGTCGATTGgagatattggtattttaatggattttttttttacaaaaatcgcattctccataagagccaatgctaaaagttgtcaactttagaaattaataataaaaaaacgagcttccaaacaattaccaaaaaatcacataaaatgtattagtatttcaaaaatctactgtataaatttcatttctttctcatattccgaaaaaaatcgtccaaatcccttaatactactatattgcgcatCGTCTATGCTTTCCCATAAGTGGGCTGTGCGGATTCATTACGGTGCAGACAATCTCTCTGTCGCAGTCATACTGCTCGACAAAAATCTTTTGCGCATGTCCGAATTATTATTCGAGTAGGGGGAcattccaaaaatcactcggaaacccgGAAGCGGCGCAGTagactaaaaaatatagtgataaaataaatttaaaagtaactagaggttactgtagatattgtaaacaacaaaaacagccaTATTGCATATGCCATTTACTTATTAAGgcttgtggccactagcatagtttttcgaccaagttctatgtCATAGCGCTATGGAAGGAAAAGTTCACATATGACGGCTATAGGGCGGCGTTTTAGTCGTTTCTTGAAATTGTTTCAGCTGTACCAACTTGCTTACAAAcacataaaagataaataaaaatataaccttttttatttgttgccaatttgatattttgacagtCAATCATTACTTATATGTACTATACATGTGTgaatataaacaaagaaatttatgAACAATGCTAACCATtgttcttgtatttttttgatgttggctatatcaaaaaaaactagtgtgaagttagcggttctatgctgaaaatgctgcgtgcagcattttttcaacatagtcCTCGGTGGccattttctagtaaatttcTAGTTAAATATAGTGACACAagtgctatggcatagaacttggtcgaaaaactatgctagtggccacatgcCTTTACAGttatgaaaagtatttttataattattattaataattaaacgataataatttattgttttgtgcctataaaaaatacatgaacaaaaaatcatgtctaccacaacaaaatatacaaaattttctatgatcaaAATCTTGAACTTCCGGGTTcccgagtgatttttggaacgtccccaTGGAGCTTGGAAACATTCGGCAACTCACACAAATTCATTGTGTATACGTGTGAACCGAACGGATTATTCGGGCATgcgcaaaaaatttttgttgaggCGTATGGGTATGACGGGTATGACTGCGACAGAGAGACTGTCTGCACTCTGCACCGTAATGAATCCGCACAAAATCATACCCTATGtgcaatatagtagtattaaatatatgattaaaCTCTCACTCACACCACTGTACACAGCtgtcaaactgtttttttttattacacgataaataataaataaattcatcaacgtgtataaaaaattttactagaATTAAAACGTTAtacgagaaaataatttaacagttaATATTATGACTTCTTTACCGAGGccaaatttaaaagtaaaaaaaatccagcCTAAAAATTGTACCATAAATAAACACCATTTGCACCatagcaaaatatattttttttgctttgtattcataaaattttactttgttgttgtggacaaaattaaaatgatcctctgaaaatttacgATGCGTCATAGTAAAAATTTGATTCTCTCATGAATCCTATAGATGTCACTGataaatacaaagcaacatgGTTAAAATTACAATCGGCCATAGCAAAAACTAATGACGGACTCGGAAATGTCAAGTGCCCTCACTTTTTAGCCGACTGCTCAGGCGTGGCTTTGCTTAATTTCAAATTGTTAAGGTGTTACCCGCGCATatctagagacctcttgcggatggcatttagaaacataatatttctat from Aphidius gifuensis isolate YNYX2018 linkage group LG4, ASM1490517v1, whole genome shotgun sequence encodes:
- the LOC122855020 gene encoding lysine-specific histone demethylase 1A isoform X3 — encoded protein: MSRRKRAKVEYREMDDKFNQLEDENASDASEKSKTSLATPEKKNVTEPSKGTDIPTFTSQSVSKGETKEDVQDSDHEDPHVKELLNGLEGAAFQSRLPFDKLTSTEAACFMDVSSGPPQTQKVFLHIRNRLLQLWLENPKQQLIIENALPAIETPYNSDPVLTRRIHAYLERYGFINFGVFKRLKPIPSKKVGKVIVIGAGIAGLAAAQQLQQFGLEVVVLEARDRVGGRIATFRKSSYIADLGAMVVTGLGGNPVTTLSKQINMELHKIRQKCPLYESDGQTVPKDKDEMVEREFNRLLEATSYLSHQLDFNFVAESGMKSNTEPVSLGQALEWVIKLQEQGVKQRQVAHLRSVVSLQVRLINNHHRMIAIKERLNERTKQYQEMAESKLQARDITQEFVLRSKSRDLHSICKEWDQLAEQQKEIESKLQELEASPPSDVYLSSKDRQILDWHFANLEFANATSLSNLSLKHWDQDDDFEFTGSHLTVRNGYSCVPVALSEGLDIRLNTAVQVIKYGVNGVEICARSSRNPGAKSTLLADAVLVTLPLGVLKDSIKHVGVEFKPSLPMWKKLAINSLGFGNLNKVVLCFERIFWDPTANLFGHVGTTTASRGELFLFWNLYKAPVLLALVAGEAACVMENVSDDVIVGRCIAVLKENIRFEIIQQQYMEHF
- the LOC122855020 gene encoding lysine-specific histone demethylase 1A isoform X1, whose amino-acid sequence is MSRRKRAKVEYREMDDKFNQLEDENASDASEKSKTSLATPEKKNVTEPSKGTDIPTFTSQSVSKGETKEDVQDSDHEDPHVKELLNGLEGAAFQSRLPFDKLTSTEAACFMDVSSGPPQTQKVFLHIRNRLLQLWLENPKQQLIIENALPAIETPYNSDPVLTRRIHAYLERYGFINFGVFKRLKPIPSKKVGKVIVIGAGIAGLAAAQQLQQFGLEVVVLEARDRVGGRIATFRKSSYIADLGAMVVTGLGGNPVTTLSKQINMELHKIRQKCPLYESDGQTVPKDKDEMVEREFNRLLEATSYLSHQLDFNFVAESGMKSNTEPVSLGQALEWVIKLQEQGVKQRQVAHLRSVVSLQVRLINNHHRMIAIKERLNERTKQYQEMAESKLQARDITQEFVLRSKSRDLHSICKEWDQLAEQQKEIESKLQELEASPPSDVYLSSKDRQILDWHFANLEFANATSLSNLSLKHWDQDDDFEFTGSHLTVRNGYSCVPVALSEGLDIRLNTAVQVIKYGVNGVEICARSSRNPGAKSTLLADAVLVTLPLGVLKDSIKHVGVEFKPSLPMWKKLAINSLGFGNLNKVVLCFERIFWDPTANLFGHVGTTTASRGELFLFWNLYKAPVLLALVAGEAACVMENVSDDVIVGRCIAVLKGIFGNHVVPQPRESIVTRWQADPWARGSYSYVAVGSSGNDYDLLAAPVAPPLERNSTATSTQSQPRVFFAGEHTIRNYPATVHGAFLSGLREGGRISDQFCGSPYAPPSSGDTPTSPLNGQSTASTTSDSAH
- the LOC122855020 gene encoding lysine-specific histone demethylase 1A isoform X2, translating into MDVSSGPPQTQKVFLHIRNRLLQLWLENPKQQLIIENALPAIETPYNSDPVLTRRIHAYLERYGFINFGVFKRLKPIPSKKVGKVIVIGAGIAGLAAAQQLQQFGLEVVVLEARDRVGGRIATFRKSSYIADLGAMVVTGLGGNPVTTLSKQINMELHKIRQKCPLYESDGQTVPKDKDEMVEREFNRLLEATSYLSHQLDFNFVAESGMKSNTEPVSLGQALEWVIKLQEQGVKQRQVAHLRSVVSLQVRLINNHHRMIAIKERLNERTKQYQEMAESKLQARDITQEFVLRSKSRDLHSICKEWDQLAEQQKEIESKLQELEASPPSDVYLSSKDRQILDWHFANLEFANATSLSNLSLKHWDQDDDFEFTGSHLTVRNGYSCVPVALSEGLDIRLNTAVQVIKYGVNGVEICARSSRNPGAKSTLLADAVLVTLPLGVLKDSIKHVGVEFKPSLPMWKKLAINSLGFGNLNKVVLCFERIFWDPTANLFGHVGTTTASRGELFLFWNLYKAPVLLALVAGEAACVMENVSDDVIVGRCIAVLKGIFGNHVVPQPRESIVTRWQADPWARGSYSYVAVGSSGNDYDLLAAPVAPPLERNSTATSTQSQPRVFFAGEHTIRNYPATVHGAFLSGLREGGRISDQFCGSPYAPPSSGDTPTSPLNGQSTASTTSDSAH